In Pararge aegeria unplaced genomic scaffold, ilParAegt1.1, whole genome shotgun sequence, the genomic stretch TACGACACCAGAAATACATAATGCGACCTCCGCGCTGCTAAAAGCCAAGCCGAAGCTAGCTCCCATATCGATATTAGAATTCGATGGTGACATTAAATCTTTTCAGATGTTTTATACGACCTTTAAGTCAGTAGTAGATAATAATCCATCACTCACAGATGcagaaaagctattttatctgttaccgAAGCTGACAGGGAAGGCAAAAAGCGCAATCGCTGGAATTTCTCCGTGTGCTGAGAATTATCAGCTCATTTTACAAACACTCGTCAATAGGTTCGATGATAAACGTATGTTGACTTCCGCGTACCTACATGAATTATTTCGCTATAAGGGTTTTCAGACTCCCTCTGCGACTAACTTTGAAGATTTCATAGACCGGTTCGCTGGCGCAGTAAGcgctttaaaaaacctaaagttaGAGAACCTAGCTGATCTTATCATACTACATATAGCTACACAAAGGGTCGATACTGAGAGTGTACGCgcgtttgaaattaaatgcggtaagaatatacctactttcgaCGACTTTGTGGAATTTATCACAACACGCGCGAAGGTGTTTGAGCGTACGAATACGAATGTCACAAACCCTTCTAATAcacgtcataataaaaatataaaacatttgaataacGGGACTTCTGGCAATGCGCCGAAGTATCAGGCCTATATAAGCACGGTTGATAAGCCTACGTCCAAGTGTCTATGTAGAAATATAACACAtgcgcatttatataaatgtgttgactttaataaattattaactcctcAAGAACGTTTTAAGTGCGTCAAGGAGAAGAATGCCTGTGTGAACTGCCTGTCTATAAAACATAAAGTCGGGCAATGTGAAGTCTCCCCGCACTGTTCGTGTGGTCAGAAACATAACAAAAGGCTGCACTTTGACCAGCGCGAGGAACATTCCCGCGCGCCTCAGTTGAATACCGTCATGCCGCCACCGAACGCACCTACCGTTACCGCGTCATCGCCCGTAGCGGATGATCGCGCCGACGTAGCACTGTGCGCTACGCGCGTAAGCCCGTCTACAAGCGCTACGCAGGTGTATAATAGCAATTTAATGAATCGTGTCGAAGACAAGCGAACTACTGTCTTATTGGCTACCGCACAAGTTGCTGTTTACGACTGTAATGGTGAACGGCAAGTTATACGTATATTGTTGGATTCTGCTTCGCAGGCCGATTTCCTCTCAAAAGAATGTTGTGATCGCTTGGGTTTGCAAACTAAATTCACAGAACGTACTATCGTGAAGGGGTTCGGTGGAATTGAGAAGGTTGTACAATCCAGCTcggttgacttgacgttttattcgcgttttgatgataacgttagttttaatatctcGCCACTTGTTGTTGATAAAGTGACAGACAAATTACCTACGGCTGTGATAGATACGGCAGTCCTATCACACCTTAAAGGTATTCCGCTTGCCGATGCGAGTTACGGCGTACCTGATaaaattgatgctttaatagGAGCTTCCCTATTTCCACATTTGCTTCTCCCCGACGACGTCCATACGTCACGTCGCGACCCGTCGGTGCCCGTTGCATTGCGCACGGTGTTAGGTCTGGTGTTCATGGGCAATGCGCCTacgatacctactataaatactcataCGGCCTTGACATGTTGTTTCGTTCAAGAGCCTCCTGCTATTGACTCTTTAGTCAAGCGTTTCTGGGAACTTGAAGAACTTCCTTCCGCTTCCATTCAGAAtcctgatgataatgaatgcgaAGACTTCTACACTTCGACTACTGTCCGAGATCCCGATACGGGCAGATACGTTGTCGGGCTGCCATTTAAAGAGGATCTATATTCCCTAGGGAATTCTTTGGACATAGCTAAGAAACGTTTCATCTGCCTCGAAAGAAAGCTTGAAGCTTCGAATAAATTGAGGTCGGCATATGATGACGTCATAAAAGGTTATCTCGCGAAAGATTATATTTCTCCCGCGCCTTCATATGATTCTAAAGATCCTGTTCCGATTTACGTGATGCCACACACGGGGATTTTACGTGAAGACAAACTCTCGACGAGACTGAGATTAGTCGTCGATGCTTCTTGTCGTTCTAGTTCTGGAAAGGCACTGAACCATCTGCTACATTCCGGTCAAAATTTACAGggagatctttttaaaataattttgaattttcgtctGCATGCAGTGGCAATGACAGCCGACTGCCGAGAACAGTTTCTACAAATCGTTATGCGCGAAGCTGATCGTCGCTATCAATGCTTCTTATACCGCTTTAATCCACAAGACCCTCTTGTGCTATACCAGTTCAATCGAGTCTGTTTCGGTCTCACTTCCAGTCCCTTCCATGCACTGCGCACGGTAAGACAGCTGGTGAATGACGACGGCGCAAAATATCCACGAGCGAATAGCATTGTGCTACCCGCGCTTTATATGGATGACGTAGCTTTCTCGCTTCCAAGCGAACTAGAGGCAGTCACTGTGTCGCTGCAGATGATCGATCTTTTTAAGGGTGCACAGTGGGAATTAGTTAAGTGGAACAGCAATTCTCGCGAGGTCTTAGATAACCTTCCTGCGTCCCACAAACTTCCGACTGAAGTGGAGTTTGACAAAACCATGCACCATAAAATACTTGGTCTGCATTGGTCTACTGGAAATGAcgctttctattttaaaatttctatgcCCGACGATGTGACATGCACTAAGCGCTCCATCTTGTCGACTGTTGCCCGTCTGTGGGACATAATGGGCTTCGTTGCTCCCACAGTCGTGTatgccaaaatattaattaaaatgctttggCAATTAAATCTTGATTGGGACACTGTAGCTCCACCACACATCATTAAGATGTGGAGACAGTTTTGCGATGAGTTGCCAGCTCTAAATAAGCTACACATACCGCGTCATGTGGGCGTGACAACAGACTGTGAGGTCACTCTCCTGGGACTATCAGATGCTAGTCTCGCAGCCTATGGTGCTGTCGTTTATTTACACGTTAGCTCCCCTACTGGTAACACTGTGCGTCTTGCTTGTGCGAAAAGTAAAGTTTCGCCGACGAAACCTCATTCAATTGCTCGTCTCGAACTATTAGGTGGCGTCCTACTGTCGAAATTGCTTCGTACAGTACATGACACTTACTCTGAGCGTATCCCAATCAAGGCTACATATGCATTTCTCGATTCCAAAGTCGCCCTATATTGGATAAAAAGTTCACCGCATAGATGGCAGACTTTTGTCGCGAATCGCGTTGTACAGATAACTGAGAATATCTCACCAGACAACTTTTATCATTGCCCTGGCACTGAGAACTCTGCTGATATTCTATCGAGAGGTGTTACTCCTGAGAAGCTTCTCTCACACCCTCTGTGGCTGCATGGTCCACCATGGGCATCAATGCATCCGTCTCAGTGGCCACTCAAAACTCTAGAGGGAGAGTCTATTGAAGACGTACCCGAGAAGAAGGTTCTTATACACACTGTGCGTAAACCTATACTCCCGAACGACTTACACGAGCTTGCTCTCCGTTTTTCTTCGTGGAGCAAACTTCTAcgtataattgtatacatttgtagATTTGCTAAATTACTGCCTCGTCGCGGCACTAGTGCAGTTACCGCTGACGACTTAAATTTCGCAGAGAATAGAATGCTTCGCGCTCTGCAAAATCAGCATTTTGCTGAAGAATattctcttattaaaaataataaaacatgttcacCGGCATTTAATCGCCTAAGACCATTTATTGATGATGGACTTATCCGCGTTGGCGGTCGTCTCGCCAACTCTGGACTTagctttgaaaaaatacatCCGGTTATATTGCCTCGCAATGGCCACGTGGTAAATATAATCATTGATTATTACCacattaaacatttacatgCTGGACCCGAACTCCTAATGGCCCTGCTTCGTCAGAGGTACTGGATTCTGTCGGCACGCCGTATTGTCAGGCAAAGAGTACATATGTGCAATACTTGCTTTAGATTTAAACCGCGTCCAACCATTCCGCTGATGGCGGATCTTCCTGATATACGTACACGTCCAGCGTTGAAAGCCTTTAGTTTCACCGGCTGCGATTATGCAGGTCCTATACCATACGTTCCTGTACGCCGCCGTGGCGTACACAGCGAGAAAGCTTATATTGTGCTGTTCACGTGTCTCACTACGAGATCTACGCACATTGAGGTTGCTACCTCACTCAGCACCCCCAGTTTCCTCGCCGGGTTTAAAAGATTCCTATCACGTCGTGGTCCTGTTCAGGTGCTGCATAGCGACAATGCTAAAAACTTCCAGGGTGCTGCTTCTTACCTTCGGGACCTCTATAAATTTCTAAGAGAAGAATATTACCCGAAGCTAGAGCAGGAATGCGCTGAAAATCGCATAACTTGGAAATTCATCTGTCCCAATTCCCCACACTTTGGAGGTTCATGGGAAAGTATGATCAAGGTGACTAAGACGATCCTGTTCAAGGTCATAGGGCAACAGCTCCTTTCTTATGAGGAACTTTGCACTGTGCTCATTCAGGTCGAATGTCTTCTCAATTCGCGTCCGCTAACAATACTAAGCTCTGACCCTGCCGAACCTTCGGCTCTTACTCCAAGTCACTTCCTACATACTGCGCCTCTATTCTCCTTGCCTGCGCCTGATGTCAATCCAGACAAAATTAACTTGGTTGACAGGTACTCGTTAATAGATAAAATGGTCCAATCGTTTTGGAATCGTTGGAGGATGGAATATTTGCACGGATTGCAAGTTCGTTTGAAATGGAATACGCCTTCCGTACCTATTACGCCGGGAACTGTCGTCGTAGTTATAAATGACAACGTACCGCCTCTGGCTTGGCCTCTAGCAGTAGTAGAGAAAGTGCATCCCTCGAAAGACGGCGTCATACGCGTAGCGACCGTTAAAATTTCCGGGAGAACTTACGTCCGTCCGGTCGTTCGCTTATGCCCTCTTCCGACGCAATAAGCGTAACaattatagtttcataatttagtactaagtagctcatacgttaagactttattctcttttataataattctacaaataattaatattttttaatatactttcgtaaatatacacatacttaTATGAAATACGCCCATGCGCAATACGCGTTCTTAAAAGAGGCAATTCTACCTCATACCTTATGAGAGCTTTTCTTAAAGGTGACCCTTTAAGGGCGGGTGgatggttgcgccaagttataattaagtcttaaataataatttaaaatttcattggtgttcctattctcccatatccaacctaaaacagcactgaacgattctccgtgaagagactggcgccctcatacgcctcaaaaacactagaacgcagagctgtcacttaaattaacggaagcaaacgattaagacgtttgcggacgacttgctttccgattgcgaaaagtaacgggcaatacgagtttactggctgcctgaaaataagccataaaatatcataatataccttagaagtttcaatgagatccttttaagcataattcccatatttatgtgtgtgccgaaatataacataagtggtggtgttcgagaagagaggacttcgtgaggaatatttggatcaacggacggcgtgctcctacccatgaaaaataaggtcaagtaagtgctgtcttccttgtgctctgattccttgtatctttcttttgtacaccaatttaccgcaaaaaatacagtccactcattcgaaataaaaatcgtaaataacttaatataacttggcgcatacaaatttaatttttttttttttttttcacttacacattaggcccgtcgcgccgcgccactactatatggggcgaaggtgcgaagtcgacggcgacgacaaagtaccgagtctaaggagactgatggcggcgccacacagtggcgttatgtctctataaaagtggtggtcttttattatgttatttattaatggtattattttaatatcatatcaatattgtaccccgcacaggggggaggtacgggtaggtagtgacgaaaaataacgatacgggactcttacgaggtctcgcaatcggaatgagtacactttaaatattttaacgaggtaaaatttaagggcattgagggtctggtgccagtggtggttgattagatccacacactatactttttataattatgtggcgttatgtctctataaaagtggtggtcttttattatgttatttattaatggtatttttttaatatcatatcaatattgtaccccgcacggggggaggtaggggggtaggtagtgacgaaaaataacgatacgggactcttacgaggtctcgtaatcggaatgagtttctgcgactaccattgtctgtcgcgggtaacggggaatcagggttcgattccggtgagggagcctgagaaactgctaccacatccaaggaaggcagcaggcgcgtaaattacccactccctgcacggggggggaggtacgggtaggtagtgacgaaaaataacgatacgggactcttacgagggcccgtcatcgaataatcaatacacgaactgcccacacacttgtaaatatagacgcgcaagatcgttacacgaaccgcttaccattatagtaaactactatgcaaacacacataacatata encodes the following:
- the LOC120636908 gene encoding uncharacterized protein LOC120636908, with the protein product MPPKVDSKTSESDKEIQDTKLSILIAKREAIFGIMQNVFDLSREPDVHTNVEKREHFLDESSQIDSLRLKYESIVDDYNTRLLNLNSDAKPDYKSLYAFETLYNRVKRTHTKCSTLNTTPEIHNATSALLKAKPKLAPISILEFDGDIKSFQMFYTTFKSVVDNNPSLTDAEKLFYLLPKLTGKAKSAIAGISPCAENYQLILQTLVNRFDDKRMLTSAYLHELFRYKGFQTPSATNFEDFIDRFAGAVSALKNLKLENLADLIILHIATQRVDTESVRAFEIKCGKNIPTFDDFVEFITTRAKVFERTNTNVTNPSNTRHNKNIKHLNNGTSGNAPKYQAYISTVDKPTSKCLCRNITHAHLYKCVDFNKLLTPQERFKCVKEKNACVNCLSIKHKVGQCEVSPHCSCGQKHNKRLHFDQREEHSRAPQLNTVMPPPNAPTVTASSPVADDRADVALCATRVSPSTSATQVYNSNLMNRVEDKRTTVLLATAQVAVYDCNGERQVIRILLDSASQADFLSKECCDRLGLQTKFTERTIVKGFGGIEKVVQSSSVDLTFYSRFDDNVSFNISPLVVDKVTDKLPTAVIDTAVLSHLKGIPLADASYGVPDKIDALIGASLFPHLLLPDDVHTSRRDPSVPVALRTVLGLVFMGNAPTIPTINTHTALTCCFVQEPPAIDSLVKRFWELEELPSASIQNPDDNECEDFYTSTTVRDPDTGRYVVGLPFKEDLYSLGNSLDIAKKRFICLERKLEASNKLRSAYDDVIKGYLAKDYISPAPSYDSKDPVPIYVMPHTGILREDKLSTRLRLVVDASCRSSSGKALNHLLHSGQNLQGDLFKIILNFRLHAVAMTADCREQFLQIVMREADRRYQCFLYRFNPQDPLVLYQFNRVCFGLTSSPFHALRTVRQLVNDDGAKYPRANSIVLPALYMDDVAFSLPSELEAVTVSLQMIDLFKGAQWELVKWNSNSREVLDNLPASHKLPTEVEFDKTMHHKILGLHWSTGNDAFYFKISMPDDVTCTKRSILSTVARLWDIMGFVAPTVVYAKILIKMLWQLNLDWDTVAPPHIIKMWRQFCDELPALNKLHIPRHVGVTTDCEVTLLGLSDASLAAYGAVVYLHVSSPTGNTVRLACAKSKVSPTKPHSIARLELLGGVLLSKLLRTVHDTYSERIPIKATYAFLDSKVALYWIKSSPHRWQTFVANRVVQITENISPDNFYHCPGTENSADILSRGVTPEKLLSHPLWLHGPPWASMHPSQWPLKTLEGESIEDVPEKKVLIHTVRKPILPNDLHELALRFSSWSKLLRIIVYICRFAKLLPRRGTSAVTADDLNFAENRMLRALQNQHFAEEYSLIKNNKTCSPAFNRLRPFIDDGLIRVGGRLANSGLSFEKIHPVILPRNGHVVNIIIDYYHIKHLHAGPELLMALLRQRYWILSARRIVRQRVHMCNTCFRFKPRPTIPLMADLPDIRTRPALKAFSFTGCDYAGPIPYVPVRRRGVHSEKAYIVLFTCLTTRSTHIEVATSLSTPSFLAGFKRFLSRRGPVQVLHSDNAKNFQGAASYLRDLYKFLREEYYPKLEQECAENRITWKFICPNSPHFGGSWESMIKVTKTILFKVIGQQLLSYEELCTVLIQVECLLNSRPLTILSSDPAEPSALTPSHFLHTAPLFSLPAPDVNPDKINLVDRYSLIDKMVQSFWNRWRMEYLHGLQVRLKWNTPSVPITPGTVVVVINDNVPPLAWPLAVVEKVHPSKDGVIRVATVKISGRTYVRPVVRLCPLPTQ